The stretch of DNA GGCTAGGCTAGCTTGATAGGCGGCTAGGCTAGCTTGATAGGCAGCTAGGCTAGCTTGATAGGCAGCTAGGCTAGCTTGATAGGCAGCTAGGCTAGCTTGATAGGCAGCTAGGCTAGCTCCTCAAACCTGACAGGATCACTGAACAGATTGTAGCTGTCCAAGCAACTGATGCCAACCAGCGTCGCGTGATCCAAACTAAAAAATGTAGCTGGCTAGTAACCAAACTTTTATAATACACTTTCAAAACAAACTGAGCTTTCCCTCATTCAACTGGAAGATTGTTATGTTGAATGCGGTTTGTCAACAATACTATTTTCAAATCAACACTTATCCCTTGTTTATAGAATTAACTAATATCAAGTTGCCACTTTTGAAAAGGAACATTAAATAAGCCCCTGTAGGGATCCAAATTGGTACAGGTTGTTCCTGAGTGCAAATAAGCAACAAATTACTAGAACAAAATTTATTTGCTCCATGTACCTTAAGAGAACTCTTTGCTGATTTAAAAGAAATACTGACTAGTGCCATTCTGGCACAGAGCGGATGTCCCATTTAGACCTCAATCTACCTGGCTGCTTAAATCAGCATTGCACTTATAAGAGACATtttatcaaaatcaaatcaaattgagatatcagctgatgtacaaagggctatataaatcaatttgatatgaaataaatttgaaatttgatttgatctcttgGAATGAGAGCGCTTAGTCTAGATGCATGGTTGGATTGGGACCAGACATGGACAGTAAATACTGAGTaaggaaagagaaagacaatGCAAGTCTGGCAAGACTGGTTTCTGTTGGGCTTGAAAGGATGGCTCAGAGTTACAGCACTGTACTATACATTATAGTAGTTTGCAAGAGGGAGCGGGCAGATAGGCTCTATAAAGGGAGGATGTGGTTATCACTGGACTCTATAGTTGTGGTTTCCCTTTTCAATTAGCTTTTATTAAGTAATGAAAATAATTATAAAAAGAAGGGTTAAGAGAGGACAGATAAGAAATGAGTGCACGTTGGTGAGTAGtgttgcaaaattccaggaacTTTCAATACATTTCCTGGTTTTCACAAAATCCCGGTTGGAGAAAAAACAGGGAATTTAGAATtcacagaattttgcaaccctattgGTGAGGCAACATCTGGGGTCTTTGACACTAGGCTAAGTGGACAAGTGTCACAGGTCATACCGCGACGTTGTGATTGGTGGCCATCTGGATGAGCCGCTGGGCGAGGCCGTTCAAGAGGCGGGTCCTCTGGGAGAGGTCCTCAAAGTCATGGCGAAACGAGAAGGCAATGCTGTCAATCACCACCAGCCGGACCTGGATTGGATTAACAAAGGTGCCCAAATTACCATCCAAAAGCCACAAGCAAATGAGTTGCAGATTTACATTGGAACATGGTTTCTGCTAAGTATTGTATTAATGCTGTCTGAAGTTTCAATGTTTCTCATTTTTTATTTTGCTATTTTGCTCCAGCCAATCCGTAAATCTAGCTGTCAACATTTTCTATGAGCATTTCAGTTAAGAAATTCCTTTGACTCGGAACAGAGCCCAACCCAACATGGAGGTTGTAGAAATCACCCCTTTGGATTTGATTGGTTGGCTGTTTTAGGATCAGTGACGTATTGGTGGGGATTGGTACCCCAGGGTGCTGAGCCAGGAAGTCAGCCAGGAGGTATGTCTCTGCCAACAGCTCCACGTAGTCATGGCAACGGACAAGGAATAAATTGGAGAGGATTGTTTCCACAGTGAACACCTTCAAGGCTTCCTGCTGTTCTGGAAAAGGGAAAAAGATAGAAGAATACAGCAGACAGTAAACTACAAAACGTCTCCAATAGGCTTGAATCTAAGACATAACCCTTTTTTTCTCTAGTGTTGTTCATTTTGTGAAGAATCGACCAACCAGTGATTGAATGCATGCACCAGTACTGTTGATCACAATATGTGagtattgtcatgacgttggcctggggggtagggtaggtttatgacagtcataaaaatacctcttcccctctttttcctctctctaccctactgaggttacatttgtaaaacccttggttaacatagagattctgggaacatcagtaggtggggggaaatgaactatattctggtaatccgaacaattgaacatatgcggtgatacttaatgaatatgatgtcagttcggttgtcatctgagacattctcatcaatgataagatgacaaactctacagtggaaagtctacacatcagagttatcagattcacatggaattgttggtcaatttaaatgtttgaatatgacattcttcgtgatgggatgaaatgtgattttagcttctaaaatgtgagatttgggtctTCATAAGATATGGCTCTGCTCAATGTTCCCTGTGAAGGggcatgggctataaaacttttcaaacacgccctcctctcccttcctatataagcccttaaCGACAATTTAACTTCTTGTTcctgaggacgacggtcctatgtcagaatggttcagataataactacaaaatgaagccaacatcagcgtgagctttggttgcgaatggtatgaactttgaactcttattcactacataagtgatacctcctagccgttgagttagcaacagcagatgcaaacgagggttaggaaggagcagacagagtatcccgtctatcacccaaCGACGTCACTACAACGTatacaattgacaaccagagacattcttcaaaggactcagtTGGGCAACACgtccttccatctaccaccaacctaccgaagcgcagttcagagtaaatatttattgcattttccttttccaaatgggcggtaatttagaatgcatcagatactgcatttacgatagcatagcttctccctgtgtccctcagtcttcccgctctttcactcaaacccagtccttttcctttgtgtaacaagctgtcatatctgttctgcccgctagggacgttttcctttatgacgtaatttgtaatcaagttatgatttaattacgTGTATGTgtaattagttaggtatttagtaaataaataattaaacccaattttgtattgctgattcaaattgttagccagggttcgtgcagataaccaagaatttacaactttcagatgagactgaattaagacgAGGATTAATATttctgctattgatgtaaaatattacgaggtctttaagagtttattcggaagataacagctctataaatattattttgtggtgcccgactctctagttaattacatttacatgattagctcaatcaggtgatattaattacagagaaattattttatagaataacatgtcatatcacttaatccggcatagccaaagacacgacagcatTTACAAAATACTCTCATCAGTAAACCATTTTCTTCATAGACTAGTATAAATGTTACATGTGTATGACAACGTAGCAATACCGATGTAATAAATGCATTCAATATTTTGAAGTCTTTATGAGCACTAAATAGATGCTTCACAAATCAGTTATAAGTAATCCTACATGATGGGTGATTGCTTTTGTTCTGTCCTACTTAGTTACCTGAATCCTCTGCTAGAAGCCCACAGTGCTCCACAGCTGCCTGCGCTAGGTCCACAGCCCTCTGGACCAGGAAGCTGCCCTCTGTGTCTATGTACAGAGACTTGCCTCCCAACCCCCCAAAACACGCAGGGATCTGCACATCTACTGACAACTGGATACTGAGGGACACAGAGTTATTGTGCTATTACTACATTATAGCAAACAGATTAGTAAATTGAGTAACTCTTCCACACAGAGGTACCAGTGCTTACCAGAGCTGGGTCTTTCCCACCCCAGGCGCCCCGCAGACCTCAGTAGTCTTTCCCACTGGCATGCCCCCTCCCAGGGCCATATCCAGTGCTGAGCAGAAAGTGACTATAGTGCCCAGCTCCTGCTCTCTCCCCAGAAGCTCCAGGGCTGTCAGCCTGcctgctgctgctctctcctgGCCAGGCTCACACCTCACAGCCTGCAGCACCTCTACTGCCTCCTCCTGGGAGATGCAGGCCTCTACAACAACATGGATGGAGAGGTTGATGAAGAGTACAAGCTTGAAGGGTAGAAATATAATGGACTGTGAGAGGCATTGTAAAATAAAGTTAGCTGGTACCACATATTGACAAAAATACATATGGGTTATTTAGGTGTAATGCATTTCACCCGGTTTATGGCCTGTAACTATTATCATTCACTACTGTAATGACAAAATCAATAACAGTGACTTGTTGGCTACCTTTGCTGAGTTGGAGAGGTCGCAAGTCACACAGGTCTGCAGCAGAAAGAAACCCAGCATTGAGGAGTTTCACTTTGACAGACGGCGCAATGGCGTAGCTCGAAACATCCCTCTGCATCTTTCGCTTATCGTTTCAGCGACCTGAATGAGATTGACACAGGTAGACAACTTCAACAGCTAGCAAGCCACTTGACGTTACTTTGTTTGATACATTAAACCCGTTTCTAACTCTTCCATGTAACTGCGTAGCTCCGAAAATAGTTTCATTTAACTATTTTTTCCTCTTACCTCCTCAGCAAGCCAAGTTTTACTTCTGCTGAAGCTAGCTTCTAGCTAGCGATGAGGAAACCAATTTCCAAGTACATAGCTGGAGCCATTTTCATTAATCCCTCCAAAATGTGTTTACTAgcgccacccacccacacacgtcATTACATTACATCGTGTTGTCAATTACTGTAAACCCACAACCCAGGAAAATAAATGTAAgaactgttttatttattttttaacagaAAAGTTGTTTGATTTCGTTTACATGTTTAAGTTTAGGTATTTTGTTCAATTTTTGGGAATCCTGTTTCCATCCCGCACAGTAGGTAGAGGAACGCAGATGAAATTGTGCGATCGCCAATACACCATATAAAGAGATGTGAGAATAAGCACAGTACATTTGACAATTTATTGTAATTGGCTGCCTACATTTCAAAAATATTAATTTACTTAACTGTAATGCTGCAA from Oncorhynchus kisutch isolate 150728-3 linkage group LG28, Okis_V2, whole genome shotgun sequence encodes:
- the LOC109873110 gene encoding DNA repair protein RAD51 homolog 3, yielding MQRDVSSYAIAPSVKVKLLNAGFLSAADLCDLRPLQLSKEACISQEEAVEVLQAVRCEPGQERAAAGRLTALELLGREQELGTIVTFCSALDMALGGGMPVGKTTEVCGAPGVGKTQLCIQLSVDVQIPACFGGLGGKSLYIDTEGSFLVQRAVDLAQAAVEHCGLLAEDSEQQEALKVFTVETILSNLFLVRCHDYVELLAETYLLADFLAQHPGVRLVVIDSIAFSFRHDFEDLSQRTRLLNGLAQRLIQMATNHNVAVILTNQMTTKVWSGQSKLVPALGESWGHAATQRLILHWEGTHRLASLYKSPSQREATVPYQITGQGFRDAPPSDQPKASDDPSVRQSGSLSKRPRTEEDQSTRT